From the genome of Corallococcus macrosporus DSM 14697:
TCACGGACTTCTTCCGGCTGGGCACGCCGCTCACCACGGTGCTGGTGGTCCTGCTCGCGGTGGCCGTGCCCTGGGTGTGGCCGCTGGAGAAGGGCGCGTCCGCGGCGCCCCGTCCGGCCGTGGGGCTGCGGGCGCCCCCGGGGCCATGACGCCTCAGTGGATGGCGGCGCGCAGGCCCACGTCGGTGATGACCTGGGCCTCGCGCTCCAGCATCCACTCCAGCCGCGCCTTCACGCCTTCTTCGTCGCCCGCGCTCGCGGTGACGGCCAGCCGGTAGAAGAGGGACTGGTGCCCGTCCTCGGACTGGGCCAGCTCGCCGTAGAAGCGCGCCAGGGCCGGGTCGGTGAGGCCTTCGGCCAGCAGGGACAGGCGCTCGCAGGAGCGGGCCTCGATGACGGCGGCCACCAGCAGCCGGTCCGTGCGGCGCTCGGCGGCGGGCGTGCGAATCAGCTTCTGCAGGCCCTGGGCGTAGGGGTCCCCCGCGTCCTTCGTCAGCGTGAGGCCGCGGGCGGCCATCAGGTCCAGCACGCGGGCCAGGTGGGCGCTCTCCTCGCGGGCCAGCCGCGCCATCTGCGCGGGCAGCCCCGGCAGGTCCGGGTAGGCCTGGAGCAGGGACAGCGCGTTGGCGGCGGCCTTCTTCTCGCAGTGGGCATGGTCCACCAGCACCTCGTCGAACCGCTCGAGCGCCAGGGGCAGCCAGCGCGGGTCGGTGGCGGCGTGGAGGATGACGGGGCCCTCTCCAGAGAGGGGACGGCGGGAAGGCGTGGGACGGCTCATGCGGGCGCGGACTGTACGCGCCCGCTGGCTAGTCCACCAGGACGAGCCGCCACGTCCGGCCGGCCAGGTAGCCGACCTTGCGGGCGATGCGGGCGGTGCTGTCGTCCCGCTCGTCGATGCGCAGGGTCAGCCGCGGCAGCGAGGACAGCAGGTGGCGCGAAATCTGGCCCAGGCACAGCAGGGCGTGGCCCTTCCTGCGCTCGGAGGGCAGCGTGTAGAGCCCCTCCAGCTCCGCGCCGTATTGGGAGCGGCTGCCGATGTCCACCTTGAACACCAGCGCGCCGTTCTCCTCCAGCACGTAGGTGCGGCGCTGGCGCACGCGCTGGATGACGCGGGTCTCGTAGCCGCGCGGGTCCTCGGCCAGCGGGTCGCGCTCGTGCACCTCGCGCACGTAGCCCTGCGCCAGCGGCAGCAGCCGGGGCAGGTCCTCCTCCTTCGCCAGCCGCAAGAGCGGGTTGGTGAAGGGGCCCAGGTCGTCCGCGGACACGCTGAACAGCCGCTGGGTGCGCGACAGGCGCGGCTTGCCCGGGGCCAGGCTGCGCAGCAGCGCGTCCACCGACGACTTGTCTCCCACCGTGGAGCGCAGCGTCAGGTTCGAGGCCAGCGCGTCCGCGATGACGCTGGTGGCGGTGGCGTCGCTCGCGCTGGGCACCACCAGCCCGCCGTCGCCGCCCACGAACACCGCGGCGGTGAGGGCCTGGCCGTCGAAGCGGCCGTAGAAGGCGAAGGGCACCCGGCCGCGCGGGGCGATGCCGAACTCCTCCAGCAACCCCAGCAGGTAGAGGTTGCTGATGGGGTCCTTCGACAGCAGCCCTCGCAGGGCTTCCGCGTCATGGGGACCAAGCTGTTCGACGGTGACGGGCATGAAGGGGTGGGGGCACCGGCACCTTACGCAAAACCCGCCCCTACCGGCCAGTCTCCTCCCCCGGCACGCGGAACTCGAAGGGGTAGACGACCGTCGCCTTGCCTCCGCCGTAGGGCGCCGGGAAGCGCACGTCCAGCAGCGAGTCCAGCGCGCACGCCTGCACGAAGGGGTCCGGAATGGTGCTCGACACCAGCTCGCCCGCGCTCATCACCCCGCCCTCGCGGCCCGCCTCCACGGTGAAGCGCAGTTTCACTGTCTGCGGACCCCGGTTGCGCTGTGCCGCGTCCTCGAAACATTGCTGCACGAGCGGAGTCACCGCCTGGATGGCGGCGCGGATGTCCTCGGCGTGGATGCGGCCGCTGGTGGCTTCGATGACGGGCTCCACCTCCACCACGCGCCGCGGGTTCCCGGAGGTGGGGGGCGGCGCGGGCACCTCGCTGCGCGCGGACGGGAAGGCGGGGGGAGGCCGCACCGGCGGGGGCGTGGCGCTGGGCGGCGACAGGCCGGGCGTGGGCGCGCCGCGCGTGTCGGGCGGCTGCGCGGTGGGCCGCTCCTCGGCGGGCGGGGGGCCGACGGGCAGGGGCGCGTCGTGGACGGGGCGCGTGAGCCAGTAGGAGAGGGCGGCGCTCAGGATGAGCACGCCCAGGCTCACGCCCGGGATGACGAGCCAGCGGATGAGGGACGACCGGTCGGACATGGACGCCTGGAGGATATGCCTCCAGGGCTTACTTGCACGAGCGCTGCTCGGGCTTGCCCTGCGTGCACTGGGCCAGCGGGGCGAAGCGCGCCTCGGCCTCCGCCACGGCGTCGTCCACCGGCCTGTCGCACTCCGCGGTGGCCCGCGTGCCCCGAATCTCGAAGAGGCGCAGCACCTCGTGGCAGCGCTGCTGGAAGTGCTTCACGCCCTCCTTGAACAGCGGCCGCATGACCTCGGGCGAGAAGCCGTAGCCGCTGGCCGTCTGGAGCTGCGAGTCCGGGCGGAACATCCACGACGAGCGCCAGCTCGAGGCCACCTGGTCGAAGCGGGCGGAGCCCAGCCACATGTTGGTGGCCGCCCTGAGGGCCCCGGGCTCGCGCGGGACGAAGCCCGCGCCGGTGCGGCGGCAGAAGGCGTTGACGCCGTCGGGGTCGGCCACGCGGGCCAGCCGCGCCACGCAGACGTTGTGCTCCGCGAAGCGCCGGCCCACCGCGGCCAGCTCCCCCTGCTGCACCTCGCCCACGCGCGGCTGGGCGACGAAGAGGTCGATGGTGCGCATCAGCACGCCGACGGCGTTCTCCGGCGGGTGCTCCGGGGACGGCTCCACGCCGCCGGTGGAGAGGACCAGCACGCGCTCGGCGCCGCGCTGCACCGCCTGGAGCAGCGGCAGGCCGGAGCGCACGCCGCCGTCGTAGAAGGAGCCCTTCATCCGGCCGGCGCGCGAGGGCAGCCACGGCACGGGGTCGGCGAGCACCGGCTCCACGATGGAGGCGACGACGCCGTTGATGATGCCCTCCACGCGCTGCTGCGGGGTGGCGTCCGCGGCGAAGTTCTCCGGGTCCTGGTCGCTGACGCCATAGACGTCACCGGTGTCGAAGTCCACGGAGACGGCCACCAGCTCCGTGCCGTTGGTGAGCTGCTCGGGGACCACGGCCGCGCGCAGCTTGCCGTAGACGCCGTCGAACTGGACCAGGCCGCGCAGGTCGGAGGCAATCTTCCATATCCAGGTGTCGTTGACGCAGTACAGGTCCGACTCCACCGAGCACGTGTAGTTGCTGACGAGGAGCTGGCGCGCGGCCGCCTCGTGGCCCGGCGTGTGGAACAGGTCCACCAGCGTGCTGATGAGCGCGCCGGTGCTGCTGCCCGCCGCCAGGTCGATGCGCGCGTCCCCGCAGCCCTCCGGCGCGGGCTTGCCGCGGCACTGCTCCAGCACGCCGAGCAGCCGCCAGATGGCCCCCGCGCTGAACGCGCCGTTGGCGCCGCCGCCGCTCAGGACGACGGCGTTGGACGGGCGCCCCAGCGTGCGGCTCCACCTGCGGGCGCTGACGTACTGCGCGGCGGACTCGGCGCCCTCGCGGATGCCGCGGGTGAGCACCTGGAGGGGGACGCGGTCGCCCTGCGCGTCACGCAGCGCCACCAGTGAGCTGGCGATGCCCAGCGCGTTCGCCAGGAAGCGCGCGGCGTCCACCTCGCGCGGCGCGGGGGCGGCGGGGTCCACCGTGGTGGGCAGCGGCGGAAGGCCCCACAGCGGCGCCTCCATGGCCGCCGCGAGGAAGCGCTCGTAGCACGCGCTGTTGTCGCCGCCCGCGGTCTGCTTCAGGCAGTCCACCTGTTCGATGATGGGCTGGGGGGCGTTGCCCAGCGCGGACATCCAGCGCGCCGCCTCGGCCGGGTCGGCATAGGCGTCCATCAGGTGGGTGCGGGTGAGGCGCGCGGCGCGCTCCTGGATGGGCACGGGCAGGGGCGCCGCCCGCGGATCTCCGGGGGTGTTCAGCGCGTCCAGGATGGCGCCGGTGCGCAGGAAGCAGCCGCTGGAGACGGCGCTCAGCGTGGCGAGACACAGCAGGTACGTGGTGCTCCGGCTCATGGGCGTCCCCCCGGAAGTCGCGCCGGGCGAGGCGCCAGCGCGCGAGGCCGCCGGGTGCAGGGCGCCCGCCGCCTCGTCGGGGCGGAATGTTAGCGCATGCACGCGCGCGGGCGGGGAACGGACTGTGTGGAAGGCGACGGCCGCGAGGCCCCGAAGGCGGGCGCTCGCGGCCGGGCGGCCCCCTACGGATACACCTCGCGGCGGGGCCCCGTGGGCTCGGTGGGGCGGGGCGGCGGGGTGGCGATGGCGCCCTCCGCGGCGATGCGCTGGCGGCGGCTCACGCCCACCGTGGCGCCGAGCATCGCGGAGACGAGTCCCAGCAGCAGCGACGCGAAGATGCCCCAGAAGACGCGGCTGGTGGGCTGCGCCGCCTGCAGCGCGCCCTGCTGCACCTGCTCGCCCACCTGGCCGACCCTGCCCTTGAACGCGGTGAACTGCTGATTCACCCGGTCCGCGATTCCCTCCGCGTCCTGCCGCGACAGGCGCGTGTTGTCCGCGATGGAGGTGACGAGCACCTCCCGGTCGAGGTTGCCCGTGCGCAGGGCGGTGCTCAGCACCTCGGACGTGGCGGTCTGGAGCTGGTTGGCGGTGATGGTCGGCTTGCCCTCCGCCTGGAGTCGCCGGTTGATGGGGCCCAGCGCGTCATTGGCGTCCAGCCCGAAGGTCTGCGCCGCCTGCCCGCCACCCGACGCCGCGCCAGCCACCGCCGCGCCCGTGGCGCCCATCACCGCGCCGCTCGCGCGCAGCGCCGTGCCGATGATGGACGACAGCAGCATGCCCAGCAGCGAGATGCCCACCAGCGTCGTCAGGCCCCACAGCACCGCGCCATGCAGCGCGCCGCCGCCCTTGTCCAGCCGGCCCGCCGAGCGCGCGGCGACGAAGCCGCCACAGAACAGCGCGATGAGCGGCGCGATGGCGCTCCAGATGCCCGTGCCGATACCGGCCGCCCGCGCGCTGCCCGGGTCATTCGGGTCCACCGTCGACAGTCCGAGCGCCAGGCCGAGCGAGTTCAGCAGGAGCCACAGGGCCAGGGCGACGAAGGCGCCTCCGAAGATGGCGCCCCAGCTCAGCTTGTAGGGATTGCCCGCGACGGCGGAGACGCCGCCGGGCGCTTGGTTCTCGACGATGGCTGCCATGGTGCTGCCCCTCCTGATGCCAGAAAGCGCCCGAAGCGGAGCGAAGGCGCTCGTGTTCGGGGCAAACATGGCCATGCGCCAGCGGGGGCACGATTCCGGTGGGTGTGGCTGGCCCTCCGCGGAGGAGGGCGGGGCCCGGGCTCACTCCAGGCCGAGTGCCTCCCGGAGCGCGGCCTCGCCCGCGACGACGGGCGCGCGCGGCAGCTTCTCGGGGCGGAAGCCGTGCACCAGCTCGGCCAGCGTCAGGGGGCTCCCGTCGCCCAGGCCGCTCCACGCGGCGAGCAGGCCCAGCACCCGCTCGGGGGCCACGCCGCGCTCGCGCAGCTCCGCGAGCGCGAAGGCGCCCTCGCGCTTGGCGAGCCGCCTGCCGTCCTCCCCCATCACCAGCGGGACATGGAGGAACGCGGGCGCGGGCAGGCCCAGCGCGGTGTAGAGCTGGAGCTGCCGGGGCGTGGAGGACAGCAGGTCATCCCCGCGCAGCACGTGGGTGATGTCCGTGGCCGCGTCGTCCACCACCACCGCGAGCTGGTAGCTGGCCACGCCGTCGTTGCGGCGCACGACGAAGTCCCCCACCGCCGCGTCCACGTCCTGCGTGTACGGCCCCTGCACGCCGTCCACGAAGCGCAGCTCGCCGGGGCGCGCGCGGAAGCGGTAGGCGGGCGCGCGCGTGCGGGCGCGCTCGGAGGCCTGCTCGCGGGTGAGGCGCGCGCAGGTCCCCGGGTAGCGCGGCCCTTCGTCGGAGAGGCCATGGGGCGCGCTGGCGGCGCGCGCGATCTCCGCGCGCGTGCAGAAGCAGGGATACACCAGCCCCTCGCGCTCCAGCTTCGCCTGCGCGTCGCGGTAGAGGCCGTCCCGCTGGCTCTGGAAGAGGGGCGCCTCATCCCAGTCCAGTCCCAGCCACGCCAGGTCGCGCAGCAGCTCCTCCACGTGCTGGGGCTTGCAGCGCGCGCGGTCCAGGTCCTCGACGCGCAGCAGGAAGCGTCCGTGGGCCGCCCGCGCCTGGAGCCAGCCGAGCAGCGCGCTGCGGATGTTGCCCAGGTGCATGCGGCCGGTGGGGCTGGGCGCGAACCGGCCTCGGACGGCGCTCATGGGCGCACCCGGCGCCGGTGGGGGAGGAGGGCGTGCGGGCCCGCGAAGTGAATCATCGTCGCGGGGGACGATAACCGACGCGGAGGGGGCGCCGCAGTGTCCGTGGCCTGCTTCGTCGACGCCCCCGGGGGCGGGTGGTACGTTCGTCGTGAAGGCCGGACTCCCTTGATGCGCATCGCCCACTGCTCCGACGTCCACATCACCGAGGACTACTTCTCGCTGCCGCTGCACCGGCTGGGCTGGCGGCGCTGGGTGGCCCTGGTGGAGCTCACCGTGGGGGGCCGTGCCCGGCGGTATGCGCGCGCGCCGCAGGCGCTGGCCGCCATCGCGCGCGACGCGCAGGCCTCCCAGGTGGACCACTTCATCCTCTCCGGCGACCTGACGGCCTACGCGTTGGAGGGTGAGTTCCGCGGCGCCCGGCAGTCACTCGGCGCGCTGGCGGAGGACCCTCGCCGCTGCACCGTCATCCCGGGCAACCACGACGTCTTCACGCCGGGCAGCCACCGCACCGGGCGCTTCGCGCGGCACTTCGGCCACCTCCTGGAGAGCGACCTGCCGGAGCACCGCCGTGAGGGGGCCTTCCCCTTCGTCCGGCTCCTGGGGACGGAGGCCGCGGTGGTGGGCCTGCTGTCGGCCCGCGTGCCGCGCACCCCGGGGCTGTCGTATGGCGTCATCGGCCCGGCCCAGCTCGACGGCCTGGCCGCGCTGCTGAAGGACCCCCGGCTGGAGGGGCGCGCCGTCCTGGTGGTGGTGCACCACGCGCCGCTCAATCCGCGGGGGCGGCCGGACCACTGGCACCACGGCCTGCGGGACGCGGAGGCCCTGCTGAAGCTGCTGCCGGGCCCGCGCTACGCGGTGCTGCATGGCCACATCCACCGGCGCTACCACCACCCCGCCACCGCTGACCGGCCCCACGTCTTCGGCGCCGGCTCCTCCACCGAAGCCGGGCATGAGGGGTACTGGCTCATCGACGTGGCGGACGGGCAGGTGTCCGGCGGCCAGCAACAGACGCCCGCCCTGTGACAGCACCGTCCGGGCGGGGATAGAAGGGGGCAGGACATGACGGACATCTCCCTGGAGGAGTACA
Proteins encoded in this window:
- a CDS encoding tRNA-(ms[2]io[6]A)-hydroxylase yields the protein MSRPTPSRRPLSGEGPVILHAATDPRWLPLALERFDEVLVDHAHCEKKAAANALSLLQAYPDLPGLPAQMARLAREESAHLARVLDLMAARGLTLTKDAGDPYAQGLQKLIRTPAAERRTDRLLVAAVIEARSCERLSLLAEGLTDPALARFYGELAQSEDGHQSLFYRLAVTASAGDEEGVKARLEWMLEREAQVITDVGLRAAIH
- a CDS encoding GNAT family N-acetyltransferase, translated to MPVTVEQLGPHDAEALRGLLSKDPISNLYLLGLLEEFGIAPRGRVPFAFYGRFDGQALTAAVFVGGDGGLVVPSASDATATSVIADALASNLTLRSTVGDKSSVDALLRSLAPGKPRLSRTQRLFSVSADDLGPFTNPLLRLAKEEDLPRLLPLAQGYVREVHERDPLAEDPRGYETRVIQRVRQRRTYVLEENGALVFKVDIGSRSQYGAELEGLYTLPSERRKGHALLCLGQISRHLLSSLPRLTLRIDERDDSTARIARKVGYLAGRTWRLVLVD
- a CDS encoding AgmX/PglI C-terminal domain-containing protein — encoded protein: MSDRSSLIRWLVIPGVSLGVLILSAALSYWLTRPVHDAPLPVGPPPAEERPTAQPPDTRGAPTPGLSPPSATPPPVRPPPAFPSARSEVPAPPPTSGNPRRVVEVEPVIEATSGRIHAEDIRAAIQAVTPLVQQCFEDAAQRNRGPQTVKLRFTVEAGREGGVMSAGELVSSTIPDPFVQACALDSLLDVRFPAPYGGGKATVVYPFEFRVPGEETGR
- a CDS encoding patatin-like phospholipase family protein, which translates into the protein MSRSTTYLLCLATLSAVSSGCFLRTGAILDALNTPGDPRAAPLPVPIQERAARLTRTHLMDAYADPAEAARWMSALGNAPQPIIEQVDCLKQTAGGDNSACYERFLAAAMEAPLWGLPPLPTTVDPAAPAPREVDAARFLANALGIASSLVALRDAQGDRVPLQVLTRGIREGAESAAQYVSARRWSRTLGRPSNAVVLSGGGANGAFSAGAIWRLLGVLEQCRGKPAPEGCGDARIDLAAGSSTGALISTLVDLFHTPGHEAAARQLLVSNYTCSVESDLYCVNDTWIWKIASDLRGLVQFDGVYGKLRAAVVPEQLTNGTELVAVSVDFDTGDVYGVSDQDPENFAADATPQQRVEGIINGVVASIVEPVLADPVPWLPSRAGRMKGSFYDGGVRSGLPLLQAVQRGAERVLVLSTGGVEPSPEHPPENAVGVLMRTIDLFVAQPRVGEVQQGELAAVGRRFAEHNVCVARLARVADPDGVNAFCRRTGAGFVPREPGALRAATNMWLGSARFDQVASSWRSSWMFRPDSQLQTASGYGFSPEVMRPLFKEGVKHFQQRCHEVLRLFEIRGTRATAECDRPVDDAVAEAEARFAPLAQCTQGKPEQRSCK
- the gluQRS gene encoding tRNA glutamyl-Q(34) synthetase GluQRS, which codes for MSAVRGRFAPSPTGRMHLGNIRSALLGWLQARAAHGRFLLRVEDLDRARCKPQHVEELLRDLAWLGLDWDEAPLFQSQRDGLYRDAQAKLEREGLVYPCFCTRAEIARAASAPHGLSDEGPRYPGTCARLTREQASERARTRAPAYRFRARPGELRFVDGVQGPYTQDVDAAVGDFVVRRNDGVASYQLAVVVDDAATDITHVLRGDDLLSSTPRQLQLYTALGLPAPAFLHVPLVMGEDGRRLAKREGAFALAELRERGVAPERVLGLLAAWSGLGDGSPLTLAELVHGFRPEKLPRAPVVAGEAALREALGLE
- a CDS encoding metallophosphoesterase family protein; the protein is MRIAHCSDVHITEDYFSLPLHRLGWRRWVALVELTVGGRARRYARAPQALAAIARDAQASQVDHFILSGDLTAYALEGEFRGARQSLGALAEDPRRCTVIPGNHDVFTPGSHRTGRFARHFGHLLESDLPEHRREGAFPFVRLLGTEAAVVGLLSARVPRTPGLSYGVIGPAQLDGLAALLKDPRLEGRAVLVVVHHAPLNPRGRPDHWHHGLRDAEALLKLLPGPRYAVLHGHIHRRYHHPATADRPHVFGAGSSTEAGHEGYWLIDVADGQVSGGQQQTPAL